A single region of the Etheostoma cragini isolate CJK2018 chromosome 3, CSU_Ecrag_1.0, whole genome shotgun sequence genome encodes:
- the LOC117941971 gene encoding protein NipSnap homolog 2-like isoform X1, with the protein MATGVLQRVSAGLGRAKSRAQSAGQLVVWSSRGFATSSSRNGQDSWFKSLFVRKVDPRKDTHANLLTKNEESNLYKIQFHNVKPECLDAYNKLCEDVLPSIHADKYYPCELVGTWNTWYGEQDQAVHLWRYRGGYPALTEVMNKLKQNQEFTAYRKERGKMLMSRRNQLLLEFSFWNEPVPREGPNIYELRSYQLRPGTMIEWGNYWARAIGYRQHNREAVGGFFSQIGNLYMVHHLWAYKDLQSREDTRNGAWQQEGWDEVVYYTVPLIQHMDSRIMIPTKASPLK; encoded by the exons ATGGCGACTGGAGTCCTTCAGAGAGTCAGCGCTGGCCTCGGTCGGGCTAAAAGCCGGGCCCAGTCGGCCGGACAGCTCGTCGTGTGGAGCAG CAGGGGATTTGCAACATCAAGCAGCAGAAACGGACAGGACAGCTGGTTTAAGTCACTGTTTGTGAGGAAAGTTGATCCCAGGAAAGATACACATGCCAACCTACTGACCAAAAATGAGGAAAGTAACCTGTACAAAATTCAGT TCCATAATGTCAAGCCGGAGTGCCTGGATGCGTATAACAAACTCTG TGAGGATGTTTTACCCTCCATCCATGCTGATAAGTACTATCCATGTGAGCTGGTCGGCACTTGGAATACCTGGTATGGAGAACAAGACCAGGCTG TTCATCTGTGGCGTTACAGAGGTGGCTACCCGGCTCTAACGGAGGTGATGAACAAGCTCAAGCAGAACCAA GAGTTCACAGCGTACAGGAAGGAGCGGGGTAAGATGCTGATGTCTCGCAGAAACCAGCTTCTGCTCGAATTCAGCTTCTGGAACGAGCCTGTTCCCCGAGAGGGCCCCAACATTTACGAGCTCAGGTCCTACCAGCTCAGG CCAGGAACCATGATCGAGTGGGGTAATTACTG GGCCAGAGCCATCGGATACCGCCAGCACAACAGAGAAGCTGTGGGAGGGTTTTTCTCCCAGATCGGCAACCTCTACATGGTCCATCACCTCTGGG CTTACAAAGACCTTCAGTCCAGAGAAGACACGAGGAACGGCGCCTGGCAGCAGGAGGGCTGGGACGAGGTGGTGTACTACACAG TTCCTCTCATTCAGCATATGGATTCCAGGATTATGATCCCGACAAAGGCTTCCCCGCTGAAGTGA
- the psph gene encoding phosphoserine phosphatase isoform X1: protein MLKLFVVPYRRYSHNMMATLSQTKELFRRAEAVCFDVDSTVIKEEGIDELAKFCGVGDAVTEMTRKAMGGSMTFKTALTERLSIIRCSREQVNKLITDHPPQLTPGIRELVDRLHQRNIKVFLISGGFRCIVEHVATQLNIPLHHVYANRLKFYFNGEYAGFDESQPTAESGGKGKVISMLKEQNGFKTVVMIGDGATDLEACPPASAFIGFGGNVVRQQVKERSSWYVTSFGELLKELEVI from the exons ATGTTGAAGCTGTTCGTAGTGCCTTACCGACGCTACTCTCACAA caTGATGGCAACACTTTCACAGACAAAGGAACTCTTCCGGAGAGCAGAAGCTGTCTGTTTCGATGTGGACAGCACAGTCATCAAAGAAGAAGGCATAGATGAACTTGCCAAATTTTGTGGTGTGGGGGATGCAGTCACTGAAAT GACTCGCAAAGCTATGGGCGGctcaatgacatttaaaaccgCGCTGACTGAGCGTCTTTCCATCATCCGATGTTCCAGAGAACAAGTGAACAAACTCATAACAGACCACCCACCTCAGCTGACTCCAGGTATCAG gGAGCTTGTGGACCGTCTGCACCAGCGCAACATAAAGGTGTTCCTCATCTCAGGCGGCTTCCGCTGCATCGTCGAACACGTGGCCACTCAGCTAAACATTCCTCTGCATCACGTCTACGCCAACCGGCTCAAGTTCTACTTCAATG GAGAGTATGCTGGTTTTGACGAGAGCCAGCCCACAGCTGAGAGTGGTGGAAAAGGAAAGGTCATCAGCATGTTGAAGGAACAAAACGGCTTCAAGACTGTGGTGATGATTGGAGACGGAGCCACGGATCTAGAGGCATGCCCCCCCGCT agtgCTTTCATTGGATTTGGTGGAAACGTGGTCAGGCAGCAGGTTAAGGAGCGGTCGTCGTGGTACGTGACGAGTTTCGGGGAGCTGCTAAAGGAACTTGAAGTAATTTAA
- the psph gene encoding phosphoserine phosphatase isoform X2 gives MMATLSQTKELFRRAEAVCFDVDSTVIKEEGIDELAKFCGVGDAVTEMTRKAMGGSMTFKTALTERLSIIRCSREQVNKLITDHPPQLTPGIRELVDRLHQRNIKVFLISGGFRCIVEHVATQLNIPLHHVYANRLKFYFNGEYAGFDESQPTAESGGKGKVISMLKEQNGFKTVVMIGDGATDLEACPPASAFIGFGGNVVRQQVKERSSWYVTSFGELLKELEVI, from the exons aTGATGGCAACACTTTCACAGACAAAGGAACTCTTCCGGAGAGCAGAAGCTGTCTGTTTCGATGTGGACAGCACAGTCATCAAAGAAGAAGGCATAGATGAACTTGCCAAATTTTGTGGTGTGGGGGATGCAGTCACTGAAAT GACTCGCAAAGCTATGGGCGGctcaatgacatttaaaaccgCGCTGACTGAGCGTCTTTCCATCATCCGATGTTCCAGAGAACAAGTGAACAAACTCATAACAGACCACCCACCTCAGCTGACTCCAGGTATCAG gGAGCTTGTGGACCGTCTGCACCAGCGCAACATAAAGGTGTTCCTCATCTCAGGCGGCTTCCGCTGCATCGTCGAACACGTGGCCACTCAGCTAAACATTCCTCTGCATCACGTCTACGCCAACCGGCTCAAGTTCTACTTCAATG GAGAGTATGCTGGTTTTGACGAGAGCCAGCCCACAGCTGAGAGTGGTGGAAAAGGAAAGGTCATCAGCATGTTGAAGGAACAAAACGGCTTCAAGACTGTGGTGATGATTGGAGACGGAGCCACGGATCTAGAGGCATGCCCCCCCGCT agtgCTTTCATTGGATTTGGTGGAAACGTGGTCAGGCAGCAGGTTAAGGAGCGGTCGTCGTGGTACGTGACGAGTTTCGGGGAGCTGCTAAAGGAACTTGAAGTAATTTAA
- the LOC117941971 gene encoding protein NipSnap homolog 2-like isoform X2 produces MATGVLQRVSAGLGRAKSRAQSAGQLVVWSRGFATSSSRNGQDSWFKSLFVRKVDPRKDTHANLLTKNEESNLYKIQFHNVKPECLDAYNKLCEDVLPSIHADKYYPCELVGTWNTWYGEQDQAVHLWRYRGGYPALTEVMNKLKQNQEFTAYRKERGKMLMSRRNQLLLEFSFWNEPVPREGPNIYELRSYQLRPGTMIEWGNYWARAIGYRQHNREAVGGFFSQIGNLYMVHHLWAYKDLQSREDTRNGAWQQEGWDEVVYYTVPLIQHMDSRIMIPTKASPLK; encoded by the exons ATGGCGACTGGAGTCCTTCAGAGAGTCAGCGCTGGCCTCGGTCGGGCTAAAAGCCGGGCCCAGTCGGCCGGACAGCTCGTCGTGTGGAGCAG GGGATTTGCAACATCAAGCAGCAGAAACGGACAGGACAGCTGGTTTAAGTCACTGTTTGTGAGGAAAGTTGATCCCAGGAAAGATACACATGCCAACCTACTGACCAAAAATGAGGAAAGTAACCTGTACAAAATTCAGT TCCATAATGTCAAGCCGGAGTGCCTGGATGCGTATAACAAACTCTG TGAGGATGTTTTACCCTCCATCCATGCTGATAAGTACTATCCATGTGAGCTGGTCGGCACTTGGAATACCTGGTATGGAGAACAAGACCAGGCTG TTCATCTGTGGCGTTACAGAGGTGGCTACCCGGCTCTAACGGAGGTGATGAACAAGCTCAAGCAGAACCAA GAGTTCACAGCGTACAGGAAGGAGCGGGGTAAGATGCTGATGTCTCGCAGAAACCAGCTTCTGCTCGAATTCAGCTTCTGGAACGAGCCTGTTCCCCGAGAGGGCCCCAACATTTACGAGCTCAGGTCCTACCAGCTCAGG CCAGGAACCATGATCGAGTGGGGTAATTACTG GGCCAGAGCCATCGGATACCGCCAGCACAACAGAGAAGCTGTGGGAGGGTTTTTCTCCCAGATCGGCAACCTCTACATGGTCCATCACCTCTGGG CTTACAAAGACCTTCAGTCCAGAGAAGACACGAGGAACGGCGCCTGGCAGCAGGAGGGCTGGGACGAGGTGGTGTACTACACAG TTCCTCTCATTCAGCATATGGATTCCAGGATTATGATCCCGACAAAGGCTTCCCCGCTGAAGTGA